From Fibrobacter sp. UWR2, the proteins below share one genomic window:
- a CDS encoding ammonium transporter, producing the protein MNEVTQVVPVSDAIFMTENIWIMISAMLVFIMGLGFACVEAGLVRAKCAANVAFKNIAVPAIGITMYALLGFGLMYPGTFNGILGFAGFGIGDWANPASFTSAYNGHFTLFADWLFQAMFAATAATIVSGAVAERVKLNSFLVFTIVYVALVYPIVGSWTWGGGWLSTIGKAGFHDLAGSTLVHSVGGWAALAGVMILGPRIGKYVNGKVHAIPAHNIPLATIGVFMLWFGWWGFNAGSALSGDPKATSWILVTTNLAAVAGIITATLTSWIVSKKPDATMALNGCLAGLVAITAGADVVTPLSSWIIGAIAGVLVVGAVFMFDRLHLDDPVGALSVHLVNGVWGTIAVGIFDMTGNYSVLTQLIGVAAYALPCFGAASLIFFVIKKTMGLRVTERQELRGLDQSEHGQESYSGFQIFSNM; encoded by the coding sequence ATGAACGAAGTTACACAAGTCGTACCTGTCAGCGACGCCATCTTTATGACAGAAAACATCTGGATCATGATTAGCGCCATGCTGGTGTTCATCATGGGTCTTGGATTCGCCTGCGTTGAAGCGGGTCTCGTGCGTGCGAAGTGCGCCGCCAACGTTGCCTTCAAGAACATCGCGGTCCCCGCCATCGGTATCACGATGTACGCCTTGCTCGGCTTTGGCCTCATGTATCCGGGCACCTTCAACGGGATTCTCGGTTTCGCAGGCTTCGGCATTGGCGACTGGGCCAACCCGGCAAGCTTCACCTCTGCCTACAACGGCCACTTTACGCTGTTTGCCGACTGGCTTTTCCAGGCCATGTTCGCCGCCACAGCCGCGACAATCGTGTCCGGTGCCGTAGCCGAACGCGTAAAGCTCAATTCCTTCCTCGTATTCACCATTGTCTACGTAGCTCTCGTCTACCCGATTGTGGGTAGCTGGACATGGGGCGGCGGCTGGCTTAGCACCATCGGCAAGGCTGGCTTCCATGACCTCGCCGGTTCTACCCTCGTGCACTCCGTGGGCGGCTGGGCAGCGCTTGCCGGCGTGATGATCCTCGGACCGCGTATCGGCAAGTACGTGAACGGCAAGGTACACGCCATTCCGGCACACAACATCCCGCTTGCAACCATCGGTGTATTCATGCTGTGGTTCGGTTGGTGGGGATTCAACGCCGGTTCCGCCCTCAGCGGTGACCCGAAGGCTACTAGCTGGATTCTCGTGACCACAAACCTCGCCGCTGTCGCAGGCATCATTACCGCAACGCTCACGAGCTGGATTGTCTCGAAGAAGCCCGACGCCACCATGGCCCTCAACGGATGCCTTGCCGGCCTCGTGGCAATCACTGCCGGTGCAGACGTGGTTACTCCGCTCTCCTCCTGGATTATCGGTGCCATCGCTGGCGTACTCGTAGTCGGTGCAGTGTTCATGTTCGACCGCCTTCACTTGGACGACCCGGTCGGTGCACTCTCTGTTCACCTGGTGAACGGTGTGTGGGGCACAATCGCTGTGGGCATCTTCGACATGACGGGCAACTACAGCGTGCTCACTCAGCTCATCGGTGTTGCCGCCTACGCCCTGCCCTGCTTCGGTGCAGCTAGCCTGATCTTCTTCGTCATCAAGAAGACAATGGGCCTGCGTGTCACGGAAAGGCAAGAACTCCGCGGCCTCGACCAAAGCGAACACGGACAAGAATCCTACAGCGGATTCCAAATCTTCAGCAACATGTAA
- a CDS encoding P-II family nitrogen regulator: MKLVTAYIQPERLNLVKQALYEKNIFKMSVTNVLGCGQQKGYNQRFRGVVTEVNLLKKICLKIAVNDDFVQPCIDAIIAGARTGEIGDGKIFVTSLEQCIRIRTGETGSDAIG; this comes from the coding sequence ATGAAGCTCGTTACAGCTTATATCCAACCCGAAAGACTAAACCTTGTAAAGCAAGCCCTTTACGAGAAAAACATTTTCAAGATGTCTGTCACTAACGTTCTAGGTTGCGGCCAGCAGAAGGGTTATAACCAACGCTTCCGTGGTGTCGTTACCGAAGTGAATTTGCTCAAGAAGATTTGCTTAAAGATCGCGGTGAACGACGACTTTGTGCAGCCCTGCATCGACGCGATTATCGCGGGCGCACGCACAGGCGAAATCGGCGACGGAAAGATTTTCGTCACGAGCCTGGAACAGTGCATTAGAATCCGCACCGGCGAAACGGGATCGGATGCGATTGGTTAA